The sequence below is a genomic window from Tenacibaculum tangerinum.
GCGCCCGAACCGTTGGTAGAAGTACCCACACCCCGCTGTAATTGTAAACTTTGCGTAGACGAAGCAAAATCTCCCATATTTACCCAAAAAGTACCCTGACTTTCGGCATCGTTATACGGAATTCCATTAATCGTAACGTTTACACGAGTAGCATCAGAACCACGAACACGAATATAGGTATAGCCAATACCCGCACCCGCATCAGAAGAGGAGGTTACCGAAGGTAAATAATTTAGTAACACAGGAATATCCTGTCCTAAATTACGCTTTTCTATTTCTTGTTTGCTAAGATTAGAATGTGTTACAGGCGCATCTGCTTTCACACGAACAGCAGCAACCAACACTTCATCTAACACGGTTTCATTAGCCACTAACTGAATTGTGATTTGTTCGTTGTTCGTAAGATTCACTTCTTGCGAGCTGGTTTTGAAACCTACATAAGATACTTCAATAACATGCTTCCCTTTAGAAAGATTTAAACTGAAGTTTCCATCAAAATCGGTAGCCACTCCTTTGTTTTGAGTGGCAATGGCTACAGTAGCACCAACTAACGGATTTTGATTACTGTCAATTACCTTTCCTGATAAAGTAACCGTTTGTGCACTCATTGTTAAGCTGGTGAATGCGACAAGTACAAAAGCGATTATTTTCGCTCGAATTAATTGTGATGATTGTTTGAAAGACATCGGTCTCATTTTTATAAAAAAATAAAATCGAATAAAAAGAGGTAATTATTCTTTAGTTAAACATTGAATAATTAAAATGTGTCATTACGATAGGTTTACGACGAAGTAATCTTCTTCATCTGTAAACAAATTGCTGTCGTAACTTTTAAAATTACTTCGCAATGACGGTTATATCCCTAAACAGCATTACCTGTTCCAGGTTCATTGGGTATGATCTCAGCCTGAATTTAATTATGAATTATAAATGATGAATTACAAATTATTTTTACTAATCAAAATTCGTAATTCCACAATTCGTAATTCAAATAAGGCACCCCTTTATGAGAACGGCACAAAAATAGGTATGAATTTTGAATTATAAATGATAAATAGTAAGTTTTTTGATACTACTTTCTAAAGTAGAAGCTAGTTGTAAAGTATCAGAAAAAAACATCCGTAATTTATTTATAGATTTCCCTTATATGTTCCATGTAATTTTAATATTTTAGTGGTGAAAATATCAATTGTTTATGAGCAAATCTTTTAAAACGAGCGTTAATAAAACGCATGATTTTGACTTTACTAAAGCGGAAATAGCAGCGTTAGATATCGTTCAAAAATCAGAAAATGACTATCATGTACTTGATGGTAACCAATCCTACCAAGCCACTGTACTTCAAACAAATTTCAACAAAAAATCCTATACCATTCAAATCAACGGAAACTCGTATGAGGTACGTATTGCTGATGAATTAGATATGTTGATTGACAAATTGGGCTTGGAAGTAGCTACAGAGAAAAAAGAAAACGATATCAAGGCGCCAATGCCTGGTTTAATTGTTTCTGTAGCTGTTGAAGTAGGACAAGAAGTAAAAGAAGGTGATGGAATTTTGGTATTAGAAGCCATGAAAATGGAGAATACTTTACAAGCACCCAAAGACGGAGTGGTAAAATCGGTAGCGATACAAGTAGGTGATAAAGTAGAAAAGAATACGATTTTAATTGAAATGGAGTAAGGATACACTTTCTGTCGTTTCCGCATGTTCATTGAGTGAAGTCAAAATGAGGGAGGGAATCTCATTAAAATAATAAAAAAAGATTTCTGGTTATACAGGAATGATAATAGTTATATGAAAAAAATATTAGTAGCGAATAGAGGAGAAATTGCGTTGCGTGTAATGCGTACCGCAAAGAAGATGGGTATTAAAACGGTAGCGGTTTTTTCCGAGGCAGACAGAAACTCACCACACGTAACTTTTGCAGATGAAGCGGTGTGTATTGGTCCTGCCCCCTCCAATCAATCGTACTTGCTAGGCGATAAAATTATCGAAGTAGCGAAGGAATTGCATGTGGATGGAATTCACCCAGGATACGGATTTTTAAGTGAAAATGCAGCCTTTGGAGAAGCGGTTTCTAAGGCTGGAATGATTTTTATAGGACCAAAAACCCATGCGATTGAAGTAATGGGAAGCAAATTAGCAGCAAAAGAAGCGGTAAAAGCCTATGATATTCCCATGGTGCCGGGTATTGATGAAGCGGTAACCGATGTAGAGTATGCCGCGAAAGTAGCCAAAGAGATAGGGTACCCTGTTTTAATCAAAGCTTCGGCAGGTGGTGGCGGAAAAGGAATGCGTATTGTTGAAAAAGAAGCCAATATTAAAGAACAAATGCAGCGTGCCATCTCAGAAGCAGAATCAGCTTTTGGAGACGGATCTGTATTTATAGAAAAATATGTAGGCTCTCCACGTCATATCGAAATACAGGTATTAGCCGATGCACACGGAAACGTAGTCCATTTATTTGAACGCGAATGTTCGGTACAACGTCGCCATCAGAAAGTAGTCGAAGAAGCACCCTCGAGTGTGTTAACTCCTGAAATTAGAGAAGCCATGGGAGCAGCAGCGGTAAGAGTTGCGAAAGCCTGTGATTATTTAGGAGCAGGAACGGTGGAGTTCTTACTAGACGAAAACAAGAATTTCTATTTTCTGGAAATGAATACACGTTTACAAGTAGAGCACCCAGTAACTGAACTAATTACGGGAATAGACTTGGTAGCGCAGCAAATAAAAATAGCGAGAGGTGAGGCACTGGCATTCACGCAAGACGATTTACAAATTAACGGACACGCGCTAGAATTACGTGTGTATGCCGAAGATCCGTTAGACAATTTTGCACCAAGTATTGGGGTGTTAGAAACCTACGAACATCCAGTAGGAGAGAATATTCGTGTAGACGATGGTTTTGAAGAAGGCATGGAAATTCCTATTTATTACGATCCGATGATTGCGAAACTTATTACCTACGGAAATACCCGTGAAGAAGCGATTGAGCGAATGAAGCAAGCCATTAGCAATTACAAAGTAAAAGGAATAGCAACTACGTTACCATTTGGAAAGTTCGTATGTGAACACGAAGCCTTTACCTCAGGAAATTTCGACACCCATTTTGTAAAGAAGTATTACACACCTGAGTTGTTAAAAGCTGGATATGAACGAGAAGCGAAGATTGCTGCACAAGTTGCCTTACAACAGTATATAAAAGAGCAACGTATTTTAAAAACGTGTTAATACATAATTTGCGTTAGGGATTGCAGCGGCATCCTTTTTTGTGTTAGTAAATCCGTCATTACGAGTGAAACGAAGTAATCTCATCAATTTGAGAGATAGCCACAGCAAATAGTTAGTTAACTCGCAATGACTCACAAAAAAAGATACAGCGTAAAGCCCGACCCGCAGGGAAACGCCCAAAAGAAGAATACAGATGAAATCTAAAATAGAAGAATTACAACATAAAATTACCGAAGCAAAGTTAGGAGGCGGACAACAACGCATCGACCGTCATCATCAAAAAGGAAAATTGACCGCTCGTGAGCGCATCGATTATTTCTTAGATGAAGGCTCTTTTGAAGAAGTAGGTATTTTAGTAACGCATAGAACGACTGATTTCGGAATGGAAAATCAGAAGTTTTATGGCGACGGAGTGGTAACCGGATACGGAACCGTAAACGGACGCTTGGTGTACGTGTTTGCCCAAGATTTTACCGTGTTTGGTGGCTCACTATCGGAAACACACGCCGAAAAAATCTGTAAAATTATGGATGTAGCCGTCAAAGTAGGAGCACCATTAATCGGATTGAACGATTCTGGTGGTGCGCGTATTCAAGAAGGCGTACGTTCGTTAGGAGGTTATGCCGATATTTTTTACAGAAACGTGCAAGCATCGGGCGTAATTCCGCAAATCTCTGCCATTATGGGACCTTGTGCAGGAGGCGCGGTATATTCACCCGCCATGACCGATTTTACCATTATGGTAGAAAATACGAGTTATATGTTTGTAACAGGGCCGAACGTAGTAAAAACAGTAACGAATGAAGAAGTTACTTCGGAAGAATTGGGAGGTGCAAGCACGCATGCAACCAAATCGGGAGTCACACATTTAACGGCAGCGAACGATGTACAGTGTTTGGAAGATATTAAAACCTTATTGAGTTATCTACCGCAGAATAATCAGGAAACCACGGCAAAATTACCGTTTGAATTGGGGGATGAAATTCGAGAAGAACTAGCTAGTATCGTTCCAGATAACGCCAGTAAACCGTACGATATGCGTAAGGTGATTGACGGTATTACCGATGCCGATTCGTTTTTTGAAATTCATAAAGACTATGCCGATAATATCGTAGTGGGATTTGCCCGCTTAGGCGGAAGAAGTGTTGGGATTGTAGCCAATCAACCGATGAGTTTAGCCGGATGTTTGGATGTAAACAGTTCTAAAAAGGCAGCAAGATTCACCCGTTTTTGCGATTGCTTTAACATTCCGTTATTGGTATTGGTAGACGTGCCAGGGTTCTTACCAGGAACCGACCAAGAGTGGAATGCCATTATTACCAACGGAGCAAAATTATTATATGCGTTGAGTGAAGCTACCGTGCCAAGAGTCAGTGTGATTACCCGTAAAGCTTACGGTGGAGCCTATGACGTCATGAACTCCAAACATATTGGCGCCGATATGAATTTTGCATGGCCGAGTGCAGAAATAGCGGTTATGGGAGCGAAAGGAGCGAGTGAGATTATCTTTAAAAAGGAAATTGCTGAAGCAGACGATCATGAAGCGAAACTAGCGGAAAAAGAAGCGGAGTATGCCGATAAATTTGCGAATCCGTATCGAGCAGCAGCACGCGGATTTATAGATGAGGTGATTTTACCGGAAGAAACCCGTAGAAAACTCATTAAAGCCTTTGCGATGTTAGAAGGTAAAAAGGTAGAACGACCTAATAGAAAACACGGGAATATTCCGTTGTAAAAGAAAATGGAATAGCAATATTTTCGTTACGGTTTCCCCTACAAAAAATTATTTCAGTCGTACCTTTCTTGTAACGACGATGAGATTGCTTTATTTAAAAGAATTATAGATTATGACAGAGGAAGATTTAAGAGCACGCTTGATAGAATTAGAAGCTTATCTTGCGGCACCAGCTCAAGCTCAAGCTAAAAAGTATTTAGATAATCCGTTTGAATTTCCTGAAAATTACCATTTAGGAAATCAATCCATTGCAGACTATAGGGCTGCTGAAATTGAGCTTGGAAATATCAAATATCAATTAATGACACCAGAGCAACAGCAGCAACATGATGAAGAATGGGAGAAGATAAGGATTAGGCATGAAGGTGAGTAGTAGTGTAAAGAGTCAAGAATAATTTTGGTTTTTGGGATATAATATGACAGAAGAAGAATTACAACAGCGATTAATTCAGCTAGAAGCTTATTTAGCAGCGCCTAGTCAAGCTCAAGCTAAAAAGTATTTAGATAATCCATTTGAATTTCCTGAAAATTATCATGTAGGAAATGAATCTATTGCAGAATATATAGCAGCGACGAACGAACTTAGAAATATTAAATATCAATTAATGACACCAGACCAGCAGCAGCAACATGATGAGGAATGGGAGAAGATAAGGATTAGGCATGAAAATGAATAATGCAAAATGCTTAATGGAAATACAATATTTACAAAAGCTAATTTAGTATCCTGCAGGTCGAGATGCTTATGGTGCAATATCAAGATTTAAAATTAGACCAAGTTCAATAGAGGAGATTTTACACTTGGAGGCAATTTACAATAACGGGAACTTATTTCCGAAGGTATTATGAGAGTTATTATTTTTAGCAGGTAATTCTTGTTATTGTTTAGGCTATAATGCTGTAGACCCAGATGATATCTTGCCAACTCAAACCTATATGCAACAAAGTGTCAGAAGTTATGATGTTCTTGATACGGAGTTAAATTTCGCAACGCGGCCATTTTATATCATTGACTTAGCTTATCCAGGTAATTTTCGATTTGTGTATTTAGATGAAGAAGATGATCCAATGGTATATCATATAGATGAAAGAGATGGTTCAATAGGCACCTTTGGCCAAACGTTATCACAATTAATAAACATATTATTAGGCATACTCATAGGTTGTTTTAATATATTACCTGAAGTAACTTTTATTAACGTGAGTTCGGGATAGTTTATCCTATTCTTTGTAAGTTATCGATATTGATATTAGGTTTAGTTGGATAAAACGAATAAGCGATTAACCCTGCGACTAAATTTAAGATAAAGTTATCGAAGCTTCTGTGTCTTGTATGCTCTATTTGACATACGTTTTTCAAAATATCATTCACACTTTCAATAACAGCCCTTTTTCTAAGCATAATTTTATC
It includes:
- a CDS encoding biotin/lipoyl-containing protein; protein product: MSKSFKTSVNKTHDFDFTKAEIAALDIVQKSENDYHVLDGNQSYQATVLQTNFNKKSYTIQINGNSYEVRIADELDMLIDKLGLEVATEKKENDIKAPMPGLIVSVAVEVGQEVKEGDGILVLEAMKMENTLQAPKDGVVKSVAIQVGDKVEKNTILIEME
- the accC gene encoding acetyl-CoA carboxylase biotin carboxylase subunit, with the translated sequence MKKILVANRGEIALRVMRTAKKMGIKTVAVFSEADRNSPHVTFADEAVCIGPAPSNQSYLLGDKIIEVAKELHVDGIHPGYGFLSENAAFGEAVSKAGMIFIGPKTHAIEVMGSKLAAKEAVKAYDIPMVPGIDEAVTDVEYAAKVAKEIGYPVLIKASAGGGGKGMRIVEKEANIKEQMQRAISEAESAFGDGSVFIEKYVGSPRHIEIQVLADAHGNVVHLFERECSVQRRHQKVVEEAPSSVLTPEIREAMGAAAVRVAKACDYLGAGTVEFLLDENKNFYFLEMNTRLQVEHPVTELITGIDLVAQQIKIARGEALAFTQDDLQINGHALELRVYAEDPLDNFAPSIGVLETYEHPVGENIRVDDGFEEGMEIPIYYDPMIAKLITYGNTREEAIERMKQAISNYKVKGIATTLPFGKFVCEHEAFTSGNFDTHFVKKYYTPELLKAGYEREAKIAAQVALQQYIKEQRILKTC
- a CDS encoding acyl-CoA carboxylase subunit beta, which gives rise to MKSKIEELQHKITEAKLGGGQQRIDRHHQKGKLTARERIDYFLDEGSFEEVGILVTHRTTDFGMENQKFYGDGVVTGYGTVNGRLVYVFAQDFTVFGGSLSETHAEKICKIMDVAVKVGAPLIGLNDSGGARIQEGVRSLGGYADIFYRNVQASGVIPQISAIMGPCAGGAVYSPAMTDFTIMVENTSYMFVTGPNVVKTVTNEEVTSEELGGASTHATKSGVTHLTAANDVQCLEDIKTLLSYLPQNNQETTAKLPFELGDEIREELASIVPDNASKPYDMRKVIDGITDADSFFEIHKDYADNIVVGFARLGGRSVGIVANQPMSLAGCLDVNSSKKAARFTRFCDCFNIPLLVLVDVPGFLPGTDQEWNAIITNGAKLLYALSEATVPRVSVITRKAYGGAYDVMNSKHIGADMNFAWPSAEIAVMGAKGASEIIFKKEIAEADDHEAKLAEKEAEYADKFANPYRAAARGFIDEVILPEETRRKLIKAFAMLEGKKVERPNRKHGNIPL